The Orcinus orca chromosome 12, mOrcOrc1.1, whole genome shotgun sequence genome includes the window CCTAAATTCCAAGTaaaactggaatttttaaaaactggaagcaGTAACAAAGAATACGACTGCCAGCGTGGTCGGACGTGCCTCCCTTCGCCTGTGCTGGGGCGCCAGCCGCTCTACCCACCGCAGCTGCAGGACCATCAGTGCAAACGGCACAGTGGTAATGGCAAGCGATAGCCGAGTGATATTCTGACAAGAGTTTTGACCTTGTGAACCCCTTGCAAAgggtctcagagacccctggggtCCACCGACCAGGGCTGAGAACCGCTATTCTAGGGCAGGTTCATCGTGATCCCACATTGTCCCGTTGGGGGAAATTCAGAGAAATTCAGAGATTAACAACAGTAAAGCAAGAGTCCACAGGGCACCAAGGATTGGGATAAGAAGGATGGCTCTGAATGGAACTTCACTCCCTCAACCTTAAAATTCAGAATCGGTTGAAAACCCTTCAACCTCCGAATTGCGGTCAGGGCTCTATCTAACCACAAGGACCATGTGTCTGCTGAGCTGCCGCCCAGGACCCACCAGGGGAGAAGGGATGCTCCCCCACCCTCCAGCACGTGACAGCGGCCGGTTCCACAGCTCCCAGGCCGGGGAGCTACCTCCTGCCTACCGGTGATACCAGGGAGGGTCATCCAGTCGCCTTCCTCTGCCAGGTCCAGCCAGCGCGTCACCTCGTCAATCACCACCTTGATTTGGTCTTTATCCAGAGAACTGAAAATGGGCACAGTGAAGCGGGAATGCTGGGGAAGACCACAGAACCACGAGCCAGCGCTAACGTGGGGGAGGCTTCTGAAGGCTCCCGTTATAACACTGTGATCTCGGCAAGAAAATGGAACCCAAAGAGACCACTTCTTTTCTGAGTCTTGTTTTGCGACAGGAAGCCAATCACTTGGCCTCTACCCCCTGGTCTGTCCTCAGGAGCCCTTCTGCCCCTCGCTCGGACGGGCCTATGGGCAGGAGGACGCTGGGATGCAGCCCACACTGAACAACACCATCAGCCCTATCTTCTCAATTCTGCTCTCAGAGGTGAAAAAGCACCATCTGCTGAAGCATGGAAAAGACAGCAACTTTGGTAAGTACACCTTCTCCTGCGTTAGAAATATAAGGACATGATGTTATGTTGAGAAAAGGAAAGACTTTTCTCCAACACTTGAAGGTAACAGaagattaaaaattcaatttgtttttcccttccaaaaggtatttttatataaaaccacaaacagacattaaaaaaaaaaattcccgcATTACATAATTATCTGGACCAGATAATCGTAACATTCCAGAACTAAAAGCTGTCTAATTTAACCCCTTCTTGAGACAGGCAAAGAGTCGCAAGCTCAAAGAGCTTAGAGGACTGGTTCAAAACCAGAAAGCTAGCGGACAGCAGGGCCTGTGTGGGCCCGGGCGGCCTGCTCCTTCTAGCACACAACGCGGCTgtgcaggcctggccccagccctaCAGTACAACTGGGTTTCAAGTACAACAAGAGGCACTGGAGGccaaagaaaaaaggcagagatCCTGCCCTGGGGAACACAGCAGCGTCAGGCACGTGGGGCAACGTGCCCAAGCCAAGGCATGTGACTACCTGGTCAAGGCTACCTGTGATTTACCTTGAAAAATCCCTAAGATCACGTGGGAGGCCAACATAACATCTCACAGGGAGGCCAACAGAGCCATCTTCCCCTCCAGCCCTGGAATGGGCTTCCTGCCTCTTTGAGTACCAAATTAACAGTCAGTTCTTTCTCCCCTTCATTGTTAAACACTAAAATCACACGCTACACAGCGAGAGATTTCTTATCTCAGGCCTGAGAACGGTATCACCAGCACTTCAGGCTGTTGTGTTTGACTGAGCGTGGGTCCAGGAAGCTACGCCAGCTAAAGGTGATGGTGTGAGGTCAGCCCGTCCTGGAGACAGCACGTCTACGCACAGGAAAGCCAGAAACACACCAGCAGCAAAGAAACCCACAAAGCACCCGGAGAAGCAGGCTTTACCTGCGAACTCTCCAGTTCCCAGTCAGGATGCtgtgtttaattttcttctcctgTTCTTCGTTCATATATGGGATTCCATTCTTGAGAAACTGAAGAAAGGAACGGACAAGGAAACTAGTCAGAGGCATCCTCTGTGCTGGCAGCAGAGTGGAAAGAAACCTTCCTTGTCCACGTTTTGAGGACAAGGCAGAAAGGGGACAAGAAATGGATTCAGACCAGGTGGGCTAGATAGCCTTGCAACCCTTCCCAGTCCCCTCCTCCAATGCTGTACCTTGTTATAATCGAAGCCATGCTCATTCAAAAACTGAACACTAGAAGCCTGGAAAGAGAACTCTGAATCCAAAATCCCAAACGTTgtagggaagagaaagaagttaCACGAATGGGCTtcatacctagaaaaaaaatacacataaggAGAAAAAGACGAAAACCAGTTTTAGAATTCTGGCTCATACCACAGGCTTCTGAGTGGGCTCTTCCCTCCACTTGAgaagtacagttgacccctgaacaacacgGCGGTTAGGGGCGCCCACCGTTCATGCAGTCAAAATCCGCATATAATTTACAGCCTGCCCTGTGTCTACACATGGGTACTGTCATTTTAGTGAAAAAATCtgagtataagtggacccatgcagctcaaaccccgtgttgttcaagggtccactgtacTTGAATGTCAGCTATATCTCAAGCACTATGACTGGCATGGGGGTGGCCAATGAAAAAAGGCAGAGATCCTGCCCCTGGGGAACAAAGTCTGACGCCCTATTTGAGACAGTGGGGCTGCCATTCAGCATCCTTTCTGACTGCTGCCGCCTGGGAGGTACATCACCTTCATTATAACACTGTTAATTGCAATCCTGAAGGCACACACAGGAGACAAGGAAATGGGGAAAGGAGCACCAAAGGTACAGGGGTGCTGGGAAAGGCCCCCAGAGATGGTGCTGCTTTGAGAGACTTGAAGGACCAGCGGGCATcggcaggggaggggggtggcgGGCACAGAAGCCGGAGGGTCTACAGAGCACCCGGGGCCAAAGCGCTTCAGAGCCTGAAGGGGGAGCAGGTGGAGAAGGTAAGTGGGCAAGAGCCATGTGTTTTGCCAAAGGTCTTTATACATACTTGTTTGACTCGCCTTCAATACTGGAAAACATAGACAATCCTAGAAGAATGATGGTAGAGAGAATGAATACCAAAAGAAAAGCTACCAGAAGTTAACTACAGAAAAACTTCTGAACAGTACTTTGCACCCAAAGTTATTGTACGAGCTTTAGGATAacttctaaaaaagaaagaaatgaagagaagagTCAAAACATGAGAACTGTCAAATTGTCATTCACACGGAgattactgaaatataattgtgAATGGCTGTTCAAACACAGAATGTTAAAATGACACTTCTATGGTTTTAAAACTAGTAAGAGGaaactctaaggaaaaaaaaaaagagaaaaaagggataataaaagaaaaaaaagagaaaacactaagATCTATGAAGATGTATACatttaattgctttagaatgtCTGTACCTCTAAAAAGACCACACACAAAGTGAAAAAGACTTTGAAGTAGGGGGAAAACAATACAAACGCATCTAAGTGCTGTTTCCCATACTTTCAAAGAGGTCTcacaattaagaaaaacaatcacAACAGAATAATAGCAAAGGACAAGGACACagagcaaaacacacacacacacacacacacacacacacacgggtgtTCACCATCATTCACAGGAAAAGAATCAGTAAAATGTCTCATgacctgttttttaaataaagttttattgaaatacagctATGCTCATTCATTTGTGTATTAACTACAGCTGATTTCTCATTAACAAGGGCAGCACtgagtagttgtaacagagacagtatggcctgcaaaacctaaaatatttagtttagccctttacagaaacagTTTGTTGATCctgtattaaaaatgtaaatcagaacgGTAATTTTAGATCATTTTTCCTCTACCAGGTGGGCAAAAAATTAAGACTGGTAATACTCAGTGTGAGTGAGGGAAACAGACACATTCCCTGTTAGTGTAAGTCTCTGTAAACTTCTCAGATGGTTGGTAGGAAGAGCAATAGTTAGACAACAAATCAATACTTTAATGCACATACTCCACTGCTACAAGTATACCAAACACATACATTCACAAATGCACAGTAACATAAAAACACTAAGACAGTCAATGCAGCCCTGTTTCATCACATACAAATGGTAACTAAAGTACTCATCATTAGGAGAGGGAGCCAACAGATACATTCAGTTTGGAGTGCTATGCAACTGTTAGAAACgaacaggagggcttccctggtggcgcagtggttgagagtccgcctgccgatgcaggggacacgggtttgtgccccggtccgggaagatcccacatgccgcgcagcggctgggcccgtgagccatggctgctgagcctgagcgtccggagcctgtgctccgcaatgggagaggccacaacagtgagaggcccgcataccgcaaaaaaaaaaaaaaaaaaaaaaagaacaggaaatctGTATAAGCGGATATAGAAAGATCTCTAAACCCCAGtcgtggggaagaaaaaaaacgaTGCAGAACAACGTTTATAGTATGATCTtgtatatgatttttctttaaagaaaacacaaatttttCCCTGAAATATGGTACAAGTTCCTTAATGTTGATTTAGGCATGGAGATCACGTTTCTGCTTATTATGAAGTGTTAGGTCTCGCAGGCATGACATGGCCAAAAACCAAATGAGCACGCAAAACGATAGCCAGTATCTCACAAAGGCGCCAAAACTGTTTTCCCAGTAGGAAAcacaaagacaattttaaaaaaggaagagggcttccctggtggcgcagtggttgggggtccgcctcagggggtgcgggttcgtgccccggtccgggaagatcccacgtgctgcggagcgactgggcccgtgagccgtggccactgggcctgtgcgtccggggcccgtgctccgcggcgggagaggccgcagcggtgagaggcccgggcacggcaaaaaaaaaaaaaaaggaagaaagtctcTATTTCAGTAACTTATAAGAAACAGCTGAAGATTAGACTCACCAATCTGACAGACGGTGAACTGCTGAACACTCTGACGGGTCTTGAGATACCACTCTGATGGCAAGTCAAACAGACTGTGAAAAAACAGGCATCTCAGCGCAGAGGCCAGCAAGGCAGCACAGCCTCCATGCTGGATCAGCACGTCTCAACCAGGCGCAGCACTTTCCTTGTTACAACTAGAGGACCAGCGTTTCGTGGACAAGGGCCAGGTCCCCAAACCCCACACAAAATGCTGTCCTGCCCGCCCAATGCCAACAGGGTGCCTGTCGGGAAACAATGCTGGCCGGCCAGGGTGTCGTCCAGGAGCGCGCGGCCGACAACCTCTCCAGCTCAGCTCTAAGGCAGTTTTAGCTTTACCTGATCTGCTGGGGCCCGGACGGGTTAGAACGAAGGCCAGTGAACTCTATGTCTAGACCTGCAGGGGAGGCAAGAAAGACAAGAGTCCCCAGGCGCAGGCCATCGCAAGGCTCTTTGTGCTGTAAACGCTGCTGGTGGTAAAAGTTCTGGCTCACCTTCTTGCTGCTCAAGAGGCCAGGAGAGGTCAAGAAGGGAGAACAGAGGAAGCCAAAGCAAGGACAAGCCAGGCCACCCCGTTCCACCTGGACCAAACTGGGGCCAAGGCTGTACCTGCTGCCTAACATCCCCCCCAGGCCCGAGAAGGCACACACCCTGTCCTTCGGAGGGGCCCTGTTTGAGCCTCCTGCAGCCTGGCAACCACCCAGCCGGGCCTCACCTCTCCGCCCTGTGCCGGCCGAACCACACCCTGCCGCCGGCCAGGGGGCTGCGGCGACGAGGCCCGGAATCCCGGCGCCTTACCCACGAAGTCCGCGCCCTGGACGAGCTCCTGCAACAGAGGAAGGCTCTGCTCGAACTCATCGGCGCCCACGTCCATGGCCACGCAGCTCGACCGAGGGCGCCCAGTGCGGCCACGTGCTGCCACGCGCTTCCGCCGCGCCGCCGTCTTAAAGGGCTCGCAGCGGGGAAACCCGCTGCCCCAGCACACCGCCACCAGCCCCGGGGGCCTCTGACCGGCGGAGGGCGGCGCCAGCCACCTGCCCACCCACGGGCGTTTGATCTTACACTTGGGCCCCTACGGTGAAGGGAAGCTTAGTTAGACTCCGCCCTGGCGCTCAAAGGCCATTTACCTTGCTCCGCAGCAATTTCTTCGCAATCCCTACAAGGGGAGAATATCATTTAGGTAGAATGTGAAGAGGAATGGTAGGAAAAAGAAGAGCCTGAGACAGTAGGAACGGACCAGTAAACAGCACCTGAAGGAATTGCAGTAGATCAGGTACTGCAGCTACGGTGCAGGGATAGAGGGACCGCATCTTGGTTTTCCAAATCCGCACTTCTTCCCAACTTGGCCATCGCCGCCAACATGGGTCTGCCCCATCTCCTCCCCAACAACCCGCCTTCTCCCTATTTTGCATCACTGCTGCCTTTGTAATACCGTGCATCAAACTTGCCACACAAAGCCTCAAAAATTGCCCATCAAACTGAAGTTCTTGGTACAGAGATGATCTACATCATACGCCTAGAAAAAATCCCTACCTATGGCGTCCCTTACAGGTGAACCCTATTTTTGTCACTGTCAATTTCCAAAGCCACACTACTCCAGTCCGTGGTCTCCTTTGCATCCTCCCCTGAATTCTAGACTTGTCTGAACAGCCTTCTAGGACTGTGGTCTTCAAAGTGAGATGCTCCAATCTttaagaagagggaagaaaatattagaactatACTATGTATTTGTAAATGTGTCCACTGGGGTATCTGTTGATCAAAAGGGGACTACTAAGCCATTGCACTCTGAAGGCCTCTCAGAGtgaatcaaacttttaaaaaatgttggtgCATACGTATTtcttgttaaaataataatacactgAATACTCAGATTAACAGTATCGATGTTATTTCACTTCTGTATAAATATACAATTGAGAGTACACATTTCAAATGTGGGGGGAAATGCTCTAGAAGCCACTTTAACTGCTTACTGGTTCTTCCTCTTCGCATTTGTCTTAAATAGCCAAAATCACTTAACACCTTACTTTGATTTAGCCACTCATTTAAGAGACCCGCCGTGATTCCCATCTACCCCACTTCAATTTTAAATTAACCTGAATGTACTTCAAGCTTCATCTCCTACCTAACAAATTTTCACTTGATGGCAAACTTAGCATACACTAACCCTGTCCATTTCCTTTCCTCACtgcattcctttcttctttcaaacCTGGTTCTGTTAGGATCCAGGAGCCCAACTGAGGTTAGGATTTGCCCCTTTTATCTTCACATGACTGTTTATAATAAATTGACTGATATTGACATCTCTTATTAAAAAAACACCTCCACACCCTGAGTGGCAACCCAGCTACGGTGACAAATGCATAAACCTATGTGTACCCGTGCCACAGTGAGCtcaaaggcagagaaaatgtCATATAACCAGAAAATAAGAGTTCACAATATACCTTTATTCTTTAACTTATAAACATTTTTCCTCAAAAGTTAAttataggcttccctggtggcgcagtggttgagagtccgcctgccgatgcaggggacacgggttcgtgccttggtccaggaagatcccacatgccgcggagcggctgggcccgtgagccatggccactgagcctgcgcgtccagtgctccgcaacgggaggggccccaacagtgagaggcccgcgtacggcaaaaaaaaaaaaatagttaattatAATTGGCAACAGCTCTTCTCAAATACTTCTCTCACgtcagagagaggagaagaatTTAGCCCTggatttaaaacaaacacacacaagggGAGAAGAGGACAATCTTAACTACTAATAACATTCCACTGTTAGGTTACTGTACAGGACGTCCAAGCTGGCGGTTCGTCTAGAGACTCTCTCCTGATGAACGAACAGCTGACAGCTTTACATTTACAAGTATCAAGCAACGCTTCTGCTTCATTCATAGATTCTCCGAGGCTCCTGCAGCACCACACCACCTTCTGTCATGGCACTCTGCAGTCGTTTCATCTGGTTTTGAAgatcaggaaaaaaggaaaagattaagTCAACACCACAAGCTGACAATAGTTCACTtcccaagagaaagagaaataaacaactgATTTGATCCTTGCTAACTTCCCAGCCTACACTGGTTTTTCAGAAAGTGACCTTAATAATGACACAGATAAGAAAAAAGAGGATGTAGAGATGTCAAGGATtagcagcattttaaaatattctatagacAAGATGTTACTATATGAATAGGGAAGCAGAGTGGTCAACATTATGGCTATGAAATCAGTCACGTGGGTTTGAACCCTGCCCCGTGCCACAAGGACTGGGCCAGCCAGCCTCAGCTGACCTACAGAACATGAGTCCTGACACGCTATAGGCTGCTGTGAGGTAATGCACATCAGGATACTCACCTCAGGCTCTGACACTTGGAAAGAACTTAATAAATGGAACTATTATTATGTAAATATCTAGTGTCAAGAATTAACACAATACCTTTTAACTAAgtacatgaaaacaaaaataccgAGTCTGAGGCTGCCTCCCAAGGAGTTGGTTGGTAGACCATGAAGTTGATTCCTGCTTCCAAGCACCGCTCTGCCAGCACTCGTCCTACACTCTCACAAGCCACCACATTTCTGGTGCTATAAAGGTGTTTTTTAATGGCCCATTCACGAGTGGATGCCGAAACCACAGTCTGGCCATTGCGATGCTCAACAAGCGCGTCTATGTGATGCTGACTCCTTATAACTCGCAACCTAAATGAGGTGAGagaataaaatcataaaagaattCTAAAGATAAATGACTTCAGGTGAATAAATGCCGAAATAGTTCTCAAGAATGTAATGTCTGGTTCATTTACTTCAGCATACTTAACCTGCCTTTTACTCGGGAAAGGTGTTTTCCCCTTGCTTTTATGAGAATATCATCAGCAATAAACCAAACATTTCTACTTAGCCTCAAATATCCAGGAGAAATTTGGTATTTCTGACTGCTGAGATTTACACAGCATCTACTTCAAAAAAGGATTTGAAGAGGCAAAGCTAAGTTGCTGACCCTACACTGGATAAAAATATACTTACtacatgctatttttttttttttaaaggaaggaaatattttatttattttttggccacgccatgtggcatgtgggatcttagttccctgaccagggatcgaacccgtgccctctgcattgggagtgtggagtcttaaccactggacccccagagaagtccccttactatatgcttttattttctagctaacgatttaaatataaaaacagaaatcataaGTGTACTAGAAGACAACATGGGAGAAGTTTTAAGTAATGTCAAAGTAAGATAAACCTATTTAACTATATCAAGCTATTTAACATGACCTCAAACTACATCATAtggcttttgtttaaaaaaaaattaacaaagtttTCTGCatgctaagaaaaacaaaaaaacaaaacagtaaagtCAAAAGGCaagcaatgaaacaaaaaatacttttaaatcatatattGTGCTGATTTCCATAATATGTAAAAAGCCTCCTATAATCAATAAGGAAATGACCAGTAACTTAATAGGCAGAGGATGGACAGActgttcacagaaaagaaaaatattaatgactCTTAAACCCATGAAAATATGCCCAATCTCACTGCTAAATTGCATGGACAAGACAATTCATTTCAACACTGTTTGAAATCATAAAAGATAATCATCAATAGGCAGTCAGTTAATTAAAACAGCCATGCAacggtattttatttttaaaatctttattggagtataattgctttgtaatgttgtgttagtttctgctgtataacaaagcaaaTGAGCTATacgtatctccctcccaccctccctatcccacccctctatgtggtcacaaagcactgagctgatctccctgtgctatgcagctgcttcccactagctatctatttcacatttggtagtgtatatgtcaatactactctctcacttcgtcccagcttacccttccccctccccatgtcctcaagtccattctctatgtctgcgtctttattcctgtcctgcccctaggttcatcagaaccttctttttttagattccatatatatgtgttagcatatggtatttgtttttctctttctgacttacttcactctctatgacagactctaggtccatccacctcactacaaataactcaatttcgtttctttttatggctgagtaatattccattgtatatatatgtgccacatcttctttatccattcatctgttgatggacacttaggttgcttccatgtcctgggtattgtaaatagtgctgcaatgaacactgtggtacatgactctttgaattatggttttctcaggtatatgcccagtagtgggaatgctgggtcatatggtagttctatttttagttttttaaggaacctccatactgttctccatagtggctgtatcagtttacattcccaccaacagtgcaagagggttccctttcctccacaccctctccagcatctatcgtttgtagattttttgatgatggccattctggccatccgtgtgaggtgatagctcattgtagttttgatttgcatttctctaatgattagtgatgttgagcatcctttcatgtgtttgttggcaatctgtatatctgtatatcttctttggagaaatgtctgtttaggtctcctgcccatttttggattggcttgttttttttgatattgagctgcatgagctgcttgtacattttggagattaatcctttgtcagttgcttcgtttgcaaatattttctcccattctgagggctgtctttttttcttgtttatggtttcctttgctgtgcaaaagcttttaagtttcattaggtcccattttgtttttatttccatttccctaggagatgggtcaaaaaggatcttactgtgatttatgtcatagagtgttcacgcacatatggtcaccttatctttttttttttttttttttttttttggtggtacgcgggcctctcactgttgtggcctctcccgttgcggagcacaggctctggacgcgcaggctcagcggccatggctcacgggcccagccgctccgcggcatgtgggatcttcccggaccggggcacgaacccgtgtcccctgcatcggcaggcagactctcaaccactgcgccaccagggaagccctggtcaccttatctttgataaaggaggcaagaatatacaatggagaaaagacagcctcttcaatacatggtgctgggaaaactggacagctacatgtaaaagaatgaaattagaacacttcctaacacagtacacaaaaagaaactctaaatggattaaagacctaaatgtaaggctatgGTATTTTACACAGTTACTTCAAACagttattttacataattaagaACAAAGTAGCAATTTATGATGCTGCTgttgctaacatttactgaacacttactgtgCCAGGGAGTCCTAATTGTTTACAGGTATAGCTCATGTCTCAAACTAATcccattattctttctttctttctttattttcttttttgggctgcagaaactgacacagaaaggttaagtaacttagcACGGTTACAACTAATGAATGGTAAGTAATGAAGCTAGGTAGGATTTAAGTCCAGGGGTCTAGCTCCAGAGCCAATGTTCCCACCAACACAAAGTATTTCCAAGATGtatttttaagtgtgtgtgtgtgtgtgtgtgtgtgtgtgtgtgttgggggggtgaaggaggtgggtgggggaatGCAGAACAATATATATGATGTGGTaagatttataatgaaaaaaatacaagttcATACTTATCTGCATAGACTAGCTCTAGAAGGATACACAGAAACTATAGTCCCTTTTGGATTTTACAACATTTGTATACATTACACATTTAGAAATTAAGTTCATGATAAAGAAAACACTGAAATCAAACATTATACTAAGATTCTTAGTGTGAAATAGCATAAAAAGCACTAGATTTAGACATGTGGGTTCTACTCCTAGTTTCGCTGGTAGCCCTAGTAAAAATCACAATCTCTTAATCCAGGGGTCAACACACTCTTTCTGTAAGGgatcagatagtaaatactttatgGTTTGCAGGCCATATTGTAAGCAGAGAGGGTAGtgggtccctggagaaagagaactaGCATGTCTTTCTCCACatgagaagccatttttggcctaagccattttgtgctCTAAGCTTGGCCACAGTGCCTGctcttgaacaggtctcagtaattaatgatcttaagggaagtaagggaatgcaggaacaaaggaaaagcagtcaagaaacaatagtctAGTggtaaaacagagtcctagttcctcctcaagggaaaTATATAACAATCTGATACCGTCTTTAAGT containing:
- the PNLDC1 gene encoding poly(A)-specific ribonuclease PNLDC1 isoform X3; translation: MLGSRYSLGPSLVQVERGGLACPCFGFLCSPFLTSPGLLSSKKVSQNFYHQQRLQHKEPCDGLRLGTLVFLASPAGLDIEFTGLRSNPSGPQQISLFDLPSEWYLKTRQSVQQFTVCQIGLSMFSSIEGESNKYEAHSCNFFLFPTTFGILDSEFSFQASSVQFLNEHGFDYNKFLKNGIPYMNEEQEKKIKHSILTGNWRVRSSLDKDQIKVVIDEVTRWLDLAEEGDWMTLPGITGFQAFEVQLVLRKALPDIWTVMRDQGVTVKKVSKRHRWYLENTSCDRESCWQEKILLSARGFSVFFQMLVKAQKPLVGHNMMMDLLHLHEKFFRPLPESYEEFKVNIHNLFPVLIDTKSVAKDIWKELNFPRVSSLLEVYEVLNSDLNPTKNSGPVIIHASKCEKYVETKYPHEAAYDAFLCGSVLLKVAHLLLWRAHGYVVVSGWRRG
- the MRPL18 gene encoding 39S ribosomal protein L18, mitochondrial: MALRSGFWELLSVCRNPGCRVAVLSTSSKPAVKPEADPEGNEAVAPEFTNRNPRNLELLAVARKERGWGTVWPSREFWHRLRVIRSQHHIDALVEHRNGQTVVSASTREWAIKKHLYSTRNVVACESVGRVLAERCLEAGINFMVYQPTPWEAASDSMKRLQSAMTEGGVVLQEPRRIYE